The Streptomyces pactum genome contains a region encoding:
- a CDS encoding TetR/AcrR family transcriptional regulator: MSVQERKERERASRERLIVATARELAEQQGWDAVTTRRLAERIEYSQPVLYSHFRGKREIIGAVALEGAAEMAAALRAAASAADGPRARVTALARAYLDFAERNPAVYDAIFQLDGGLAFARADTPEPLKDAFAALLESLGEVAGDGVHPGLFTEVFWAALHGLATLTREGRLPPEDTERRTELLVDRLAML, translated from the coding sequence ATGTCGGTACAGGAACGCAAGGAGCGTGAACGGGCGAGCCGCGAACGGCTCATCGTGGCGACGGCCCGCGAACTCGCAGAGCAGCAGGGCTGGGACGCGGTCACCACACGTCGGCTCGCCGAGCGCATCGAATACAGCCAGCCCGTCCTCTACAGCCACTTCCGCGGCAAACGCGAGATCATCGGCGCCGTCGCCCTCGAAGGCGCCGCCGAGATGGCCGCGGCGCTGCGGGCCGCGGCCTCCGCCGCGGACGGCCCGCGCGCCCGGGTCACCGCCCTCGCCCGCGCCTACCTCGACTTCGCCGAACGCAACCCGGCGGTCTACGACGCCATTTTCCAGCTCGACGGCGGCCTGGCGTTCGCGCGGGCGGACACCCCGGAGCCGCTGAAGGACGCCTTCGCCGCCCTGCTGGAGAGCCTCGGAGAGGTCGCCGGGGACGGCGTCCACCCGGGGCTGTTCACCGAGGTGTTCTGGGCGGCCCTGCACGGGCTGGCGACCCTGACCCGGGAGGGACGGCTGCCGCCGGAGGACACCGAGCGGAGGACGGAGCTGCTGGTGGACCGGCTCGCCATGCTCTGA
- a CDS encoding discoidin domain-containing protein, producing MPTVGIPPAAPVSRRPGRRGLVGVLVTALAAALLAVVPATRAQAAPALLSQGKPVTASSQEHYGTPAAAAVDGDDGTRWSSAAADPQWIRVDLGAPASLSRVELRWEAAYATSYRIETSQNGSAWSTAYSTTTGTGGTETVNVSGTARYVRMLGTARATGYGYSLWEFKVYGTTGDDSGPVIPGGGDLGPNVHVFDPSTPGIQAKLDQVFEEQESAQFGSGRHAFLFKPGTYDNLNAQIGFYTQVLGLGLRPDDTTINGDITVDAGWFNGNATQNFWRGAENLAVKPVSSTNRWAVSQAASFRRMHVKGGLNLAPNGYGWASGGYIADSKIDGQVGNYSQQQWYTRDSSIGGWSNSVWNQVFSGVEGAPATSFPEPRYTTLDTTPISREKPFLYLDGNEYKVFAPAKRTNARGTTWAGGTPQGESIPLSEFYVVKPGATAATINSALAQGLHLLFTPGVYHVDQTINVNRADTIVLGLGLATIIPDDGVTAMRVADVDGVKLAGFLIDAGPVNSPTLLEIGHQGASTDHAANPTTVQDVYIRIGGAGAGKATTSMVVNSHDTIIDHTWVWRADHGEGVGWETNRADYGVRVNGDDVLATGLFVEHFNKYDVEWYGERGRTIFYQNEKAYDAPDQAAIQNGATKGYAAYRVDDSVDTHEAWGLGSYCNYNVDPDIRQDHGFRTPVKPGVKFHSLLVVSLGGMGHYNHVINDTGASTVPAGTTTVPSTVVSFP from the coding sequence ATGCCCACTGTCGGCATACCCCCGGCGGCGCCGGTGTCGCGCAGACCCGGTCGCCGCGGGCTCGTCGGCGTCCTGGTCACCGCCCTGGCCGCCGCCCTGCTCGCCGTCGTCCCCGCGACGCGGGCCCAGGCCGCACCCGCGCTGTTGTCCCAGGGCAAGCCGGTCACCGCCTCCAGCCAGGAGCACTACGGCACCCCGGCGGCCGCAGCCGTCGACGGTGACGACGGCACCCGCTGGTCCAGCGCCGCCGCCGACCCGCAGTGGATCCGCGTCGACCTCGGCGCCCCCGCCTCCCTCAGCCGGGTCGAGCTGCGCTGGGAGGCCGCCTACGCCACGTCCTACCGCATCGAGACATCCCAGAACGGCTCGGCCTGGTCGACGGCCTACTCCACCACCACCGGAACCGGGGGCACGGAGACCGTGAACGTCTCCGGCACCGCCCGGTACGTCCGCATGCTCGGCACCGCCCGCGCCACCGGATACGGCTACTCCCTGTGGGAGTTCAAGGTGTACGGCACCACCGGCGACGATTCCGGTCCGGTCATCCCGGGCGGCGGCGACCTCGGCCCGAACGTGCACGTCTTCGACCCGTCCACGCCCGGCATCCAGGCCAAGCTGGACCAGGTATTCGAGGAGCAGGAGTCCGCGCAGTTCGGCTCCGGCCGGCACGCCTTCCTCTTCAAGCCGGGCACCTACGACAACCTCAACGCCCAGATCGGCTTCTACACCCAGGTCCTCGGTCTCGGCCTGCGCCCCGACGACACGACGATCAACGGTGACATCACCGTCGACGCCGGCTGGTTCAACGGCAACGCCACCCAGAACTTCTGGCGCGGCGCGGAGAACCTCGCCGTGAAGCCGGTCAGCAGCACCAACCGGTGGGCGGTCTCGCAGGCCGCGTCGTTCCGCCGGATGCACGTCAAGGGCGGCCTCAACCTCGCGCCCAACGGCTACGGCTGGGCCAGCGGCGGCTACATCGCCGACAGCAAGATCGACGGCCAGGTCGGCAATTACTCGCAGCAGCAGTGGTACACCCGCGACAGCTCCATCGGCGGCTGGTCCAACAGCGTGTGGAACCAGGTCTTCTCAGGCGTCGAGGGCGCTCCCGCCACCAGCTTCCCCGAGCCCCGCTACACCACGCTCGACACGACGCCGATCTCCCGCGAGAAGCCCTTCCTCTACCTGGACGGCAACGAGTACAAGGTCTTCGCGCCCGCCAAGCGGACCAACGCCCGCGGCACCACCTGGGCGGGCGGCACGCCGCAGGGCGAGTCGATCCCGCTGAGCGAGTTCTACGTCGTCAAGCCCGGCGCCACCGCCGCCACCATCAACTCTGCTCTCGCCCAGGGCCTGCACCTGCTGTTCACCCCGGGCGTCTACCACGTCGACCAGACGATCAACGTCAACCGGGCCGACACCATCGTGCTGGGCCTCGGTCTGGCCACGATCATCCCGGACGACGGGGTGACGGCGATGAGGGTCGCCGACGTGGACGGCGTGAAGCTCGCCGGCTTCCTCATCGACGCCGGACCGGTCAACTCCCCGACCCTCCTGGAGATCGGCCACCAGGGCGCCTCGACCGACCACGCCGCGAACCCGACCACCGTGCAGGACGTCTACATCCGCATCGGCGGCGCGGGGGCCGGCAAGGCGACCACCAGCATGGTGGTCAACAGCCACGACACGATCATCGACCACACCTGGGTGTGGCGCGCCGACCACGGCGAGGGCGTCGGCTGGGAGACCAACCGGGCCGACTACGGCGTCCGCGTCAACGGCGACGACGTCCTGGCCACCGGGCTGTTCGTCGAGCACTTCAACAAGTACGACGTCGAGTGGTACGGCGAACGCGGCCGGACGATCTTCTACCAGAACGAGAAGGCGTACGACGCCCCCGACCAGGCCGCCATCCAGAACGGTGCGACGAAGGGCTACGCCGCCTACCGCGTCGACGACTCCGTGGACACCCACGAGGCCTGGGGCCTGGGCAGCTACTGCAACTACAACGTCGACCCGGACATCCGCCAGGACCACGGCTTCAGGACGCCCGTGAAACCGGGGGTGAAGTTCCACAGCCTGCTCGTGGTCTCCCTCGGTGGCATGGGCCACTACAACCACGTCATCAACGACACCGGCGCCTCCACGGTCCCGGCCGGCACGACGACCGTGCCGTCCACCGTCGTGTCCTTCCCCTGA
- a CDS encoding DUF1772 domain-containing protein, producing MLNALEVFTTVVVGVMVGVEFSVAFVVNPILDGLPDDCGQRGRAHGGRMLGAVMPVWYITSLVLVAVWAAAGWHHPGTGLVVTAGALLILSVIMSILLLVPINNRGKTWTPDNRPDDWKQQMNRWDRYHYVRVAVIIAAFALLAAALT from the coding sequence ATGCTCAATGCACTCGAGGTCTTCACCACCGTGGTCGTCGGCGTGATGGTCGGGGTCGAGTTCTCCGTCGCCTTCGTCGTCAACCCGATCCTCGACGGCCTCCCGGACGACTGCGGTCAGCGGGGCCGCGCCCACGGTGGCCGGATGCTCGGCGCCGTGATGCCGGTCTGGTACATCACCTCGCTCGTCCTCGTCGCGGTCTGGGCCGCCGCCGGGTGGCACCACCCCGGCACCGGCCTCGTCGTCACCGCCGGCGCACTGCTGATCCTCAGCGTGATCATGTCGATCCTGCTGCTCGTCCCGATCAACAACCGGGGCAAGACGTGGACCCCCGACAACCGGCCCGACGACTGGAAGCAGCAGATGAACCGCTGGGACCGCTACCACTACGTCCGCGTCGCCGTCATCATCGCCGCCTTCGCCCTGCTGGCCGCCGCCCTCACCTGA